Proteins encoded in a region of the Streptomyces sp. NBC_00258 genome:
- a CDS encoding ribonuclease J yields MSHPHPELAAPPVLPKDGLRVTPLGGLGEIGRNMTVFEYGGRLLIVDCGVLFPEEEQPGIDLILPDFSSIRDRLDDIEGIVLTHGHEDHIGGVPFLLREKPDIPLIGSKLTLALIEAKLQEHRIRPYTLEVAEGHRERIGPFDCEFVAVNHSIPDALAVAIRTPAGMVVHTGDFKMDQLPLDGRLTDLHAFARLSEEGIDLLLSDSTNAEVPGFVPPEREISNVLRQVFAGASKRIIVASFASHVHRIQQILDAAHEYGRRVAFVGRSMVRNMGIARDLGYLKVPPGLVVDVKTLDDLPEREIVLVCTGSQGEPMAALSRMANRDHQIRIVQGDTVILASSLIPGNENAVYRVINGLTRWGANVVHKGNAKVHVSGHASAGELLYFYNICKPRNLMPVHGEWRHLRANAELGALTGVPHDRIVIAEDGVVVDLVEGKAKISGKVQAGYVYVDGLSVGDVGEPALKDRKILGDEGIISVFVVMDSSTGKITGGPHIQARGSGIDDSAFSDVLPRINEVLERSAQDGVVEPHQMQQLIRRTLGKWVSDNYRRRPMILPVVVEV; encoded by the coding sequence TTGAGTCATCCGCATCCTGAACTCGCCGCTCCGCCGGTCCTCCCGAAGGATGGCCTGCGGGTCACCCCACTCGGCGGCCTCGGTGAAATCGGCCGAAACATGACGGTCTTCGAGTACGGAGGCCGCCTTCTGATCGTCGACTGCGGCGTGCTCTTCCCGGAGGAGGAGCAGCCCGGAATCGACCTGATCCTGCCGGACTTCAGTTCCATCAGGGATCGCCTCGACGACATCGAGGGCATCGTCCTCACCCACGGCCATGAGGACCACATCGGCGGCGTCCCCTTTCTCCTGCGCGAGAAGCCGGACATCCCGCTCATCGGCTCCAAGCTGACCCTCGCCCTCATCGAGGCGAAGCTCCAGGAGCACCGCATCCGTCCGTACACCCTCGAAGTCGCGGAGGGCCACCGAGAGCGCATCGGCCCCTTCGACTGCGAGTTCGTCGCGGTCAACCACTCCATCCCGGACGCCCTCGCGGTCGCCATCCGCACCCCCGCGGGCATGGTCGTCCACACGGGCGACTTCAAGATGGACCAGCTTCCGCTGGACGGGCGTCTCACAGATCTACACGCGTTCGCCCGTCTGAGCGAGGAGGGCATCGACCTCCTCCTCTCGGACTCGACGAACGCCGAGGTCCCGGGCTTCGTCCCGCCCGAGCGCGAGATCTCGAACGTGCTGCGCCAGGTCTTCGCCGGCGCCAGCAAGCGGATCATCGTGGCCAGCTTCGCCAGCCATGTCCACCGCATCCAGCAGATCCTCGACGCCGCCCACGAATACGGGCGCCGGGTCGCCTTCGTCGGCCGTTCGATGGTCCGCAACATGGGCATCGCGAGAGACCTGGGCTATCTGAAGGTCCCGCCGGGCCTGGTCGTCGACGTCAAGACGCTCGACGATCTCCCGGAGCGCGAGATCGTCCTCGTCTGCACGGGCTCACAGGGCGAGCCGATGGCCGCGCTGTCCCGCATGGCGAACCGCGACCACCAGATCCGCATCGTCCAGGGCGACACGGTGATCCTGGCGTCGTCGCTCATCCCGGGCAACGAGAACGCGGTCTACCGCGTCATCAACGGCCTGACCCGCTGGGGCGCCAACGTCGTCCACAAGGGCAACGCCAAGGTGCACGTCTCGGGCCACGCGTCCGCGGGCGAGCTCCTGTACTTCTACAACATCTGCAAGCCGCGCAACCTGATGCCGGTCCACGGTGAATGGCGCCACCTGCGCGCCAACGCCGAGCTGGGCGCGCTCACCGGCGTCCCGCACGACCGGATCGTCATCGCCGAGGACGGCGTCGTCGTCGATCTCGTCGAAGGCAAGGCCAAGATCTCCGGCAAGGTCCAGGCGGGATACGTGTACGTCGACGGCCTCTCGGTCGGTGACGTAGGCGAGCCCGCGCTCAAGGACCGCAAGATCCTCGGCGACGAGGGCATCATCTCGGTCTTCGTGGTGATGGACTCCAGCACGGGCAAGATCACCGGCGGTCCCCACATCCAGGCCCGTGGCTCGGGCATCGACGACTCCGCCTTCAGTGACGTCCTCCCGAGGATCAACGAGGTCCTGGAGAGGTCGGCCCAGGACGGCGTCGTCGAACCCCACCAGATGCAGCAGCTCATCCGCCGCACGCTGGGCAAATGGGTCTCCGACAACTACCGCCGCCGGCCGATGATCCTGCCGGTCGTGGTCGAGGTTTGA
- the dapA gene encoding 4-hydroxy-tetrahydrodipicolinate synthase — protein MAPTSTPQTPFGRVLTAMVTPFAADGALDLDGAQRLATHLVDAGNDGLIVNGTTGESPTTSNAEKADLVRAVLEAVGDRAHVVAGVGTNDTRHSIELARSAEKVGAHGLLTVTPYYNKPPQEGLYQHFKVIADATELPVMLYDIPGRSGVPINTETLVRLAEHPRIVANKDAKGDLGRASWAIASSGLAWYSGDDMLNLPLLSVGAVGFVSVVGHVVTPELRAMIDAYVSGDVQKATEIHQKLLPVFTGMFRTQGVMTTKAALALQGLPAGPLRLPMVGLSPEETAQLKIDLAAGGVQL, from the coding sequence ATGGCTCCGACCTCCACTCCGCAGACCCCCTTCGGGCGGGTCCTCACCGCCATGGTCACGCCCTTCGCGGCGGACGGCGCACTCGACCTCGACGGCGCTCAGCGGCTCGCCACCCACCTGGTGGACGCAGGCAACGACGGCCTGATCGTCAACGGCACCACCGGCGAGTCCCCGACCACCAGCAACGCGGAGAAAGCGGATCTCGTACGAGCCGTACTGGAGGCGGTCGGCGACCGCGCCCACGTCGTCGCGGGCGTCGGCACGAACGACACGCGCCACAGCATCGAGCTCGCCCGGTCGGCCGAGAAGGTCGGCGCGCACGGTCTCCTGACCGTCACGCCGTACTACAACAAGCCCCCGCAGGAGGGCCTGTACCAGCACTTCAAGGTCATCGCCGACGCGACGGAACTTCCGGTGATGCTCTACGACATCCCCGGCCGCAGCGGTGTCCCGATCAACACGGAAACGCTGGTGCGGCTGGCCGAGCACCCGCGTATCGTCGCCAACAAGGACGCCAAGGGTGACCTCGGCCGCGCCAGCTGGGCCATCGCCAGCTCCGGCCTCGCCTGGTACTCCGGCGACGACATGCTGAACCTGCCCCTGCTCTCCGTGGGCGCGGTCGGCTTCGTCTCCGTCGTCGGCCACGTCGTCACCCCCGAGCTGCGGGCCATGATCGACGCGTACGTCAGCGGCGACGTCCAGAAGGCCACCGAGATCCACCAGAAGCTGCTCCCGGTCTTCACCGGCATGTTCCGCACCCAGGGCGTCATGACGACCAAGGCCGCGCTCGCCCTCCAGGGCCTGCCCGCCGGACCGCTGCGTCTGCCCATGGTCGGCCTGTCACCCGAGGAGACCGCCCAGCTCAAGATCGATCTTGCCGCCGGCGGGGTACAGCTCTAA
- the thyX gene encoding FAD-dependent thymidylate synthase: protein MTDTPADDLKPSFHSDVTVELVKHTASDSDVLFAARVSTVGEQSLDELKKDPERSKGLINYLMRDRHGSPFEHNSMTFFINAPIFVFREFMRHRVGWSYNEESGRYRELQPVFYVPGESRKLVQEGRPGKYVFVEGTQAQQELTGRVMEDSYRQAYEAYQEMLAAGVAREVARAVLPVGLFSSMYATCNARSLMHFLGLRTQHELAKVPSFPQREIEMVGEKMEAEWARLMPLTYAAFNANGRVAP, encoded by the coding sequence GTGACCGACACACCCGCCGACGACCTCAAGCCCAGCTTCCACAGCGATGTCACCGTCGAGCTGGTCAAGCACACCGCCTCCGACTCCGACGTGCTGTTCGCCGCCCGTGTCTCGACGGTCGGGGAGCAGTCCCTGGACGAGCTGAAGAAGGACCCGGAGCGTTCAAAGGGCCTGATCAACTACCTGATGCGGGACCGGCACGGCAGCCCCTTCGAGCACAACTCGATGACGTTCTTCATCAACGCCCCGATCTTCGTCTTCCGCGAGTTCATGCGCCACCGCGTCGGCTGGTCGTACAACGAGGAGTCGGGCCGGTACAGGGAGCTCCAGCCGGTCTTCTACGTCCCGGGTGAGTCCCGCAAGCTGGTCCAGGAGGGCCGCCCCGGCAAGTACGTCTTCGTGGAGGGCACCCAGGCCCAGCAGGAGCTGACTGGCCGTGTCATGGAGGACTCCTACCGCCAGGCGTACGAGGCGTACCAGGAGATGCTCGCCGCAGGCGTGGCCCGCGAGGTAGCCCGTGCGGTCCTCCCGGTCGGTCTCTTCTCGTCGATGTACGCGACGTGCAACGCCCGCTCGCTGATGCACTTCCTCGGCCTGCGCACCCAGCACGAGCTGGCGAAGGTCCCGTCCTTCCCCCAGCGGGAGATCGAGATGGTCGGCGAGAAGATGGAGGCGGAATGGGCCCGGCTCATGCCCCTCACGTACGCCGCCTTCAATGCCAACGGGCGCGTGGCGCCGTAG
- the dapB gene encoding 4-hydroxy-tetrahydrodipicolinate reductase yields the protein MSKLRVAVLGAKGRIGSEAVRAVEAAEDLELVAALGRDDKLETLVDAGAQVVVELTTPASVMGNLDFCVRHGIHAVVGTTGWTDERLAQLNTSLAASPETGVLIAPNFSIGAVLTMKFAEVAAPYFESVEVIELHHPNKVDAPSGTAHRTAQLIAAARQRSGSAAQPDATVTALDGARGADVDGVPVHSVRLRGLLAHQEVLLGAEGETLTVRHDSLHHSSFMPGILLGVRRVVDTPGLTFGLEHFLDLK from the coding sequence ATGAGCAAGCTGCGCGTGGCGGTCCTCGGTGCCAAGGGCCGCATCGGATCCGAGGCGGTACGAGCCGTCGAGGCGGCCGAGGACCTGGAGCTGGTGGCCGCCCTCGGCCGCGACGACAAACTGGAGACGCTGGTGGACGCCGGCGCCCAGGTCGTCGTCGAACTGACCACACCCGCCTCGGTCATGGGCAACCTCGACTTCTGCGTCCGCCACGGCATCCACGCCGTGGTCGGTACGACGGGCTGGACCGACGAGCGCCTCGCGCAGCTGAACACCTCGCTCGCCGCCTCACCGGAGACGGGCGTGCTCATCGCCCCGAACTTCTCCATCGGCGCCGTTCTCACGATGAAGTTCGCGGAGGTGGCCGCGCCGTACTTCGAGTCCGTCGAGGTCATCGAGCTGCACCACCCGAACAAGGTGGACGCCCCGAGCGGCACCGCCCACCGCACCGCCCAGCTCATCGCAGCCGCCCGTCAGCGCTCGGGCAGCGCCGCGCAGCCCGACGCCACGGTCACGGCCCTGGACGGTGCCCGCGGCGCGGACGTCGACGGCGTCCCGGTGCACTCGGTGCGCCTGCGCGGGCTGCTGGCCCACCAGGAGGTGCTGCTCGGCGCCGAGGGCGAGACCCTCACCGTCCGCCACGACTCCCTCCACCACAGCAGCTTCATGCCGGGCATCCTGCTCGGCGTGCGCCGCGTCGTGGACACCCCGGGCCTCACCTTCGGCCTGGAACACTTCCTGGATCTGAAGTAA
- a CDS encoding M16 family metallopeptidase, producing MTSSSSTATARTSSEARAVARTQTLIKGENGIGTVRKTTLPGGLRIVTETLPSVRSATFGIWAHVGSRDETPALNGATHYLEHLLFKGTQKRSALDISSAIDAVGGEMNAFTAKEYTCYYARVLDTDLPLAIDVVCDMLTGSLILEEDVNVERGAILEEIAMTEDDPGDCVHDLFAHTMLGDTPLGRPVLGTVDTVNALTADRIRRFYKKHYDPTHLVVAAAGNVDHNKVVRQVRAAFEKSGALRQPDATPIAPRDGSRSIRTAGRVELLGRKTEQAHVVLGMPGLARTDERRWALGVLNTALGGGMSSRLFQEVREKRGLAYSVYSYTSGFADCGLFGVYAGCRPSQVHDVLKICRDELDQVAEHGLSDDEIGRAIGQLRGSTVLGLEDTGALMNRIGKSELCWGEQMSVDDMLGRIASVTPDDVREVAREILGQRPSLSVIGPLKDKQASRLHEAVA from the coding sequence GTGACGTCGAGTAGCTCCACGGCGACGGCCCGCACCTCCTCGGAGGCGCGGGCCGTCGCCCGTACCCAAACCCTGATCAAGGGCGAGAACGGCATCGGTACGGTCCGCAAGACCACCCTCCCCGGAGGTCTGCGCATAGTCACCGAGACCCTGCCCTCCGTGCGCTCCGCCACCTTCGGCATCTGGGCGCACGTCGGCTCGCGCGACGAGACGCCGGCTCTGAACGGCGCCACGCACTACCTGGAACACCTCCTCTTCAAGGGCACGCAGAAGCGCAGCGCCCTGGACATCTCCTCCGCGATCGACGCGGTCGGCGGCGAGATGAACGCGTTCACGGCGAAGGAGTACACGTGCTACTACGCACGCGTGCTCGACACCGACCTCCCGCTCGCCATCGACGTCGTCTGCGACATGCTCACGGGCTCGCTGATCCTCGAAGAGGACGTGAACGTCGAGCGGGGCGCGATCCTCGAAGAGATCGCCATGACGGAGGACGACCCGGGCGACTGCGTGCACGACCTGTTCGCGCACACCATGCTCGGCGACACCCCTCTCGGCCGCCCGGTCCTCGGCACGGTCGACACCGTCAACGCCCTCACCGCGGACCGCATCCGCCGCTTCTACAAGAAGCACTACGACCCGACCCACCTCGTGGTCGCCGCCGCCGGCAACGTCGACCACAACAAGGTCGTACGCCAGGTCCGCGCCGCCTTCGAGAAGTCGGGCGCCCTCAGGCAGCCGGACGCGACCCCGATCGCCCCGCGCGACGGCTCCCGCTCCATCCGTACGGCGGGCCGCGTCGAGCTCCTCGGCCGCAAGACCGAGCAGGCCCACGTCGTCCTCGGCATGCCCGGCCTCGCCCGCACGGACGAGCGCCGCTGGGCCCTGGGCGTCCTGAACACCGCGCTGGGCGGCGGCATGTCATCCCGCCTCTTCCAGGAGGTCCGCGAGAAGCGCGGCCTCGCCTACAGCGTGTACTCGTACACCTCGGGCTTCGCCGACTGCGGCCTCTTCGGCGTGTACGCGGGCTGCCGGCCCAGCCAGGTCCACGACGTGCTGAAGATCTGCCGCGACGAACTCGACCAGGTCGCCGAGCACGGTTTGTCGGACGACGAGATCGGCCGCGCCATCGGCCAGCTCCGCGGCTCCACGGTCCTCGGCCTGGAGGACACGGGCGCGCTGATGAACCGTATCGGCAAGAGCGAGCTGTGCTGGGGCGAGCAGATGTCCGTCGACGACATGCTCGGCCGGATCGCGTCGGTCACCCCGGACGACGTACGGGAGGTGGCCCGCGAGATCCTGGGACAGCGGCCCTCGCTGTCGGTCATCGGCCCGCTGAAGGACAAACAGGCTTCCCGTCTGCACGAAGCGGTCGCGTAA
- a CDS encoding polyribonucleotide nucleotidyltransferase has product MENETHYAEAVIDNGSFGTRTIRFETGRLAKQAAGSAVAYLDDDTMVLSATTASKKPKENLDFFPLTVDVEERMYAAGKIPGSFFRREGRPSEDAILTCRLIDRPLRPSFKKGLRNEIQVVATIMALNPDHLYDVVAINAASASTQLAGLPFSGPIGGVRVALINGQWVAFPTHTELEDAVFDMVVAGRVLEDGDVAIMMVEAEATEKTIALVAGGAEAPTEEIVASGLDAAKPFIKVLCKAQADLAAKAAKPTGEFPVFLDYQDDVLEALTAAVKSELSQALTIAGKQDREAELDRIKEIAAEKLLPQFEGREKEISAAYRSLTKSLVRERVITDKVRIDGRGVTDIRTLAAEVEAIPRVHGSALFERGETQILGVTTLNMLRMEQQLDTLSPVTRKRYMHNYNFPPYSVGETGRVGSPKRREIGHGALAERAIVPVLPSREDFPYAIRQVSEALGSNGSTSMGSVCASTMSLLNAGVPLKAPVAGIAMGLISQEINGETHYVALTDILGAEDAFGDMDFKVAGTKEFVTALQLDTKLDGIPASVLAAALKQARDARLHILDVMMEAIDTPDEMSPNAPRIITVKIPVDKIGEVIGPKGKMINQIQEDTGADITIEDDGTIYIGAAQGSQAEAARATINGIANPTMPEVGERYLGTVVKTTTFGAFVSLLPGKDGLLHISQIRKLAGGKRVENVEDVVGVGSKVQVEIAEIDSRGKLSLIPVIEGEGDDEKKDDTDK; this is encoded by the coding sequence GTGGAGAACGAGACCCACTACGCCGAGGCCGTTATCGACAACGGATCCTTCGGCACCCGCACCATCCGCTTCGAGACGGGCCGTCTGGCCAAGCAGGCCGCCGGCTCCGCCGTGGCGTACCTGGACGACGACACCATGGTGCTGTCGGCCACCACCGCTTCCAAGAAGCCCAAGGAGAATCTCGACTTCTTCCCCCTCACGGTGGACGTCGAGGAGCGTATGTACGCGGCCGGGAAGATCCCCGGTTCCTTCTTCCGTCGTGAGGGCCGGCCCTCCGAGGACGCGATCCTCACCTGCCGCCTGATCGACCGCCCGCTGCGCCCGTCCTTCAAGAAGGGCCTGCGCAACGAGATCCAGGTCGTCGCCACGATCATGGCGCTCAACCCCGACCACCTGTACGACGTCGTGGCGATCAACGCCGCCTCCGCGTCCACGCAGCTGGCCGGTCTGCCCTTCTCCGGCCCGATCGGCGGCGTCCGCGTCGCGCTGATCAACGGCCAGTGGGTCGCGTTCCCGACGCACACCGAGCTCGAGGACGCCGTCTTCGACATGGTCGTCGCCGGCCGTGTCCTGGAGGACGGCGACGTCGCGATCATGATGGTCGAGGCCGAGGCCACCGAGAAGACCATCGCGCTGGTCGCGGGCGGCGCCGAGGCGCCGACCGAGGAGATCGTCGCCTCCGGTCTGGACGCCGCGAAGCCCTTCATCAAGGTGCTCTGCAAGGCCCAGGCCGACCTCGCCGCCAAGGCCGCCAAGCCCACCGGCGAGTTCCCGGTCTTCCTCGACTACCAGGACGACGTCCTGGAGGCCCTGACCGCCGCGGTCAAGAGCGAGCTCTCCCAGGCGCTCACCATCGCCGGCAAGCAGGACCGCGAGGCCGAGCTGGACCGCATCAAGGAGATCGCCGCCGAGAAGCTGCTCCCGCAGTTCGAGGGCCGCGAGAAGGAGATCTCCGCCGCGTACCGCTCGCTGACCAAGTCCCTGGTCCGTGAGCGCGTCATCACGGACAAGGTCCGCATCGACGGCCGCGGCGTCACGGACATCCGTACGCTCGCCGCCGAGGTCGAGGCCATCCCGCGCGTGCACGGCTCGGCGCTGTTCGAGCGTGGCGAGACCCAGATCCTGGGCGTCACCACCCTCAACATGCTCCGGATGGAGCAGCAGCTGGACACCCTTTCCCCGGTGACCCGCAAGCGCTACATGCACAACTACAACTTCCCGCCCTACTCCGTGGGCGAGACCGGCCGCGTCGGTTCCCCGAAGCGCCGCGAGATCGGCCACGGCGCGCTCGCCGAGCGCGCGATCGTCCCGGTCCTGCCCTCGCGCGAGGACTTCCCGTACGCGATCCGTCAGGTGTCCGAGGCCCTCGGCTCCAACGGCTCGACGTCCATGGGCTCGGTGTGCGCCTCCACCATGTCGCTGCTGAACGCCGGTGTGCCGCTGAAGGCCCCCGTCGCCGGTATCGCCATGGGCCTGATCTCCCAGGAGATCAACGGCGAGACGCACTACGTCGCCCTCACCGACATCCTCGGTGCGGAGGACGCCTTCGGCGACATGGACTTCAAGGTCGCCGGCACCAAGGAGTTCGTGACCGCCCTCCAGCTCGACACCAAGCTGGACGGCATCCCGGCCTCCGTCCTGGCCGCGGCCCTCAAGCAGGCCCGTGACGCCCGCCTCCACATCCTCGACGTGATGATGGAAGCGATCGACACGCCGGACGAGATGTCCCCGAACGCCCCGCGGATCATCACGGTCAAGATCCCCGTGGACAAGATCGGTGAGGTCATCGGCCCGAAGGGCAAGATGATCAACCAGATCCAGGAGGACACCGGCGCCGACATCACGATCGAGGACGACGGCACCATCTACATCGGTGCCGCCCAGGGCTCGCAGGCCGAGGCCGCCCGCGCCACGATCAACGGCATCGCGAACCCGACCATGCCGGAGGTCGGCGAGCGCTACCTGGGCACCGTCGTGAAGACGACGACCTTCGGTGCGTTCGTGTCGCTGCTCCCGGGCAAGGACGGTCTGCTGCACATCTCGCAGATCCGCAAGCTCGCCGGCGGCAAGCGCGTGGAGAACGTCGAGGACGTGGTCGGCGTGGGCTCCAAGGTCCAGGTCGAGATCGCCGAGATCGACTCCCGCGGCAAGCTCTCCCTGATCCCCGTGATCGAGGGCGAAGGCGACGATGAGAAGAAGGACGACACCGACAAGTGA
- the rpsO gene encoding 30S ribosomal protein S15, whose protein sequence is MSLDAATKKQLITEFGQKEGDTGSPEVQVAMLSRRISDLTEHLKTHKHDHHSRRGLLILVGQRRRLLQYLAKKDIQRFRALVDRLGIRRGAAGAK, encoded by the coding sequence GTGTCGCTCGACGCCGCTACGAAGAAGCAGCTCATCACCGAGTTCGGTCAGAAGGAGGGCGACACCGGCTCCCCCGAGGTCCAGGTCGCGATGCTCTCGCGCCGTATCTCGGACCTGACCGAGCACCTCAAGACCCACAAGCACGACCACCACTCCCGTCGTGGTCTGCTCATCCTGGTCGGTCAGCGCCGTCGCCTCCTGCAGTACCTGGCGAAGAAGGACATCCAGCGCTTCCGTGCGCTGGTCGACCGCCTGGGCATCCGCCGCGGTGCGGCGGGCGCCAAGTAA
- a CDS encoding DUF397 domain-containing protein: protein MAEAEDKDVKARKEREKDELYALDISDVEWQSAPGTEEHEERVEIAYLPGGAVAMRSSLDPDTVLRYTEAEWRAFVLGARDGEFDLEPAPHNGGVSAE from the coding sequence ATGGCCGAGGCAGAGGACAAGGACGTCAAGGCGCGCAAGGAGCGGGAGAAGGACGAGCTCTACGCCCTCGACATCTCGGACGTCGAATGGCAGAGCGCGCCGGGTACGGAGGAACACGAGGAGCGGGTCGAGATCGCGTACCTGCCCGGGGGCGCGGTGGCCATGCGGTCGTCCCTCGACCCGGACACCGTGCTGCGGTACACGGAGGCGGAGTGGCGGGCCTTCGTGCTGGGGGCTCGGGACGGGGAGTTCGATCTGGAGCCGGCGCCGCACAACGGCGGGGTTTCGGCGGAGTAG